The Glycine soja cultivar W05 chromosome 15, ASM419377v2, whole genome shotgun sequence region acaatagaaaaaataaagcagCTCCCAGCATGGAAAAATTACAGACCTCCCCACAATTAATGGGAGATCATTAATGCAAAAGGCAGAATAGGAGAAGGAAATGTGAGAATATGAACACAATCCTAATACTTGAGAAATCATGAAAAAGCAGTGGATACGATGCAGTAGTTgcctaaatatttttaaagaatgtAGTGTATACCACAGTTGTCAACTAAGATAAACAACGGAATGCTTCATATGAGCAAAATATACTATATTAGGAACGTCCATCTCAACAAAAAGTGTAAGATGCCTGATAAGAAAGAATTACTATTCATTCCTATAAAATTCGAACAATATGAACACCTAACAAGAGGGGAATGATCTGTACTTTAGTAAAATTGTAggccaattttatgaaaatgatatCAGCCTATACATATGGATATAATGCATGGAAATGTCATGATAAAGGAAATACAAAAATAAGATCAGGATCCATACTGTCATTCTATTTGTCATAGTATGATTGCGCATCTTTGAGAAAACTTGCCCTTTCCAATTGATACCATTTCCAACATGAAAGCCTCCTCTTGAAACCACCTGAAATGCTTAAGTGTCTTAGATACAGATTTTACTTTTTACACTACTATGCAGTATGCATTTAGCTTTATGTATACAAATCTCCTACCTCCCTATACAAGTTGAACAGGTCAAGGCGTTTTGCATTCAAAATGGCATCAGGGAACTCAGAAAGTCCACCAGGCGGAATTAGACGATTATGCCCCCGAAGTATCAAAAACTGCATTACATCCCTCAAGAATTCCTCCTGCAAGAAAATGTATCAgggagaaacaaaaagaaaaacttagatTTAGATTTGACATCAAATGCATTGATAATTTGATAATACAATATTTGACACTGGGTTAGGGTCAAACAGGGCATGAAATCAATGGAAGTGGCAAAGGTCAACAATAGAAAATGTGTAAATCACCTCAGAGCAAGCTCGTATTGGAGCTCTGTCACAACCATGCTTTTTCATAGGTAGTGGATTCAAAGAAATAATCTGGTGAGCTTGAAATGAATTCGACACAGATTTCCTATTTGTAACTGAAGTAGGGCCTGAAACATTATGCTTAATAAGAGCAAGTGGTAGATTTGATTTTCCATGGTCTCCATCATATCTTGTACCCTCAGACAATCCAGAAAAGGGGAGAATCTTGTGTCTATTAGAGTGAGGGATTGGCCTCATAGAAGCAACAATAAATTTCTGTCTATGACTGCCAATAGCTTCAACTCCCCGGCCACTAGCATTAATAGACTTTGAACTAGAGCATGGTTCAGATCTTTTTCGACTGGGTGGTGGAGGCTTCAGCCAACTTGGAATACCAGAGAAAACATGATCCTTAGGACAGTTTTCTTTCTCCTGCCTAgtacaaaagaaaagaaggcgCTCGGCATCATCTTTATTAAAAGATGCAACTGGCAATGCCTGAATACTAGCAATTCCCAACATAACAAGGCTGCGGTATGCCAAATTGGGTGCAAGCTGTCTCAGAACCTGTGCACAAATATCAAAAACCATTAATCAAAAGataaggtttcattattcaaaaagaaaaaaagaactaaCAAGGGTCATGTCATTACAGCATGAAATTGCTAAAAGATCAAGCCAATACAATGTGGAGGCTATTTTCATATGTTCCGTCACTTCCGTGAAAAACAGAACAATTGGAACAATAACAAAGTAAACAAACTACTGTTATAGGCCTAACAATTGGACTAAAATACATAAACCAGTCAACTGGAAAATATAATGGCAAAGCAGAAGTCACAAATATCTTTAGCAAAAGCCTCCATCTAGACCCTttcattgattaaaaataatttttaagatccattaaattatattttagaaagcTATATCCGACAGACGAAACCTTGAGAAACAACAATTAACCTGTGAAGCCCATGCAGGAACTCGCATACAAACTTCAAACACACTAGATCCACACGCTACTGAGGCTGATCTTCGAGGCTCGGATGAAGGTGCTTTactttgttgatgattaggaaatGCCTGGACAAGTTGACTCTTCTCAATCAGctcttttttaatatgattcTCCAAAAGCTGAGGATATACCCAAAATAAGTGATAGGTAAGTAAAAAGTTTAAAAGATCATATATGTAAAATGTCAAACACTGGCAGCAAATTCACCCATGCCTGATCATTAAAACAAGTGTCTGCACTACCAGACACCAAAAGTGATATATGAGCAGAACTACATGTTGATATATCACAACGCATAGTCACTACACCACGTGAGAATGTTCCTGCCTGGAGAGGTGGTGGTGTTGCACTATAAAATATACAACagcaaaagaaattaataaacagAATAAGATGCtgataaaagcaaaaataaacaaataaaaataataaataaaataaaccccATAATAGTTCCAAACTAAACGATTAATActcctaaaataattatatatgtggATGTGTTTGACAGTCAATAATAAAACCCCAGTCAAACAAGCATATTTTCCACTGAATGCTAAAGGATAATAGAACACATGCACCAACACTCAGAAGTCGGAACCATCAAAATACCTTGTCCGGTTGTGAAGTTTGCATCCACGTATCTGCAAAAAAATCAAGAatggaaaaagagaaatatacatgagtaataaaaaaatctatgaaACACTTATAGTCACTAAATTGTAATAAACCCCAATtctagtccctgagattgtaaaTGTCTATTATTTTAGTCCTTGACTTCACCTATCCTCATTTCAGTTCCTAACTTggaaaaaattcattcattttagtcttttttcaCTGCCATTTGCACCAAAatggaatgatgctttgcaaGCTAAGGGACTAAAGTAATGAATTTAGGAAATACAATTGCATCTTTTGGCACATAGACTTGGTTTTGGATGAGGGTTACTTTGTCTAAACAAGGTGAAAAATTGTCGTATGACTTGACTATTTTCTTCAATATGACAGTATCACTTACATGTCAGATAAAACTATATTCAATACAACACTTCTAAAGGGAAAGCATGCAGAATTTCATCACAACTTATCCTATAGTAATTACTATAAATTGTTTGAAGGGCCACATATTGAAATTTTgtatggaaaaaataaaaaggaatgaTCTAGCAACCAGAAAGCAATAGCAGATAAACCAAGAAATCAAAGTAAACACATGCAACAAACTTACTTCTGCAAATAGAAGAGCATTGAGTCCATCCTCTAATGACCCCAACAAGCAAGCATCCTT contains the following coding sequences:
- the LOC114388324 gene encoding AT-rich interactive domain-containing protein 4-like, which produces MMLHSQGVSRHCSLLAVLSGKSRDIKQKQKQGTASEDQFPYPFPELSSSGRLEVKVLTKPTADELGRSLEQLQPDFVYLQGQQLEDSEEIGPLVWEDFDLSVPEALCGLFSSKIPNTVYLETPKGEKLAEALLNKGVPYTIYWKNDFSKYAASHFRHSFFSVAQSTSSHTWDAFQLALASFRLYCVQNNVLPSNSHKGAGKLGPQILGVPPNIDVSPCVADMKEEEGSPETISSVKIYDDDVNMRFLICGVPCTLDACLLGSLEDGLNALLFAEIRGCKLHNRTSATPPPLQAGTFSRGVVTMRCDISTCSSAHISLLVSGSADTCFNDQLLENHIKKELIEKSQLVQAFPNHQQSKAPSSEPRRSASVACGSSVFEVCMRVPAWASQVLRQLAPNLAYRSLVMLGIASIQALPVASFNKDDAERLLFFCTRQEKENCPKDHVFSGIPSWLKPPPPSRKRSEPCSSSKSINASGRGVEAIGSHRQKFIVASMRPIPHSNRHKILPFSGLSEGTRYDGDHGKSNLPLALIKHNVSGPTSVTNRKSVSNSFQAHQIISLNPLPMKKHGCDRAPIRACSEEEFLRDVMQFLILRGHNRLIPPGGLSEFPDAILNAKRLDLFNLYREVVSRGGFHVGNGINWKGQVFSKMRNHTMTNRMTGVGNTLKRHYETYLLEYELSHDDVDGECCLMCHSSAAGDWVNCGVCGEWAHFGCDRRQGLGAFKDYAKTDGLEYVCPRCSALKFSKKSQKTANGY